One window of the Paenibacillus beijingensis genome contains the following:
- a CDS encoding MFS transporter has protein sequence MSKIRIMLICDIIIAALTLAALAVPNITWLLPVLTLRTAMGVFHTPAQQALTRRTVRESELLQASSWNGLVNQSSKIAGPLLGAATLGAISPEACIILNAAARLLSFFLLLPLRTLAEPKAPEQRGQTDRTKFLEQWKEGWMFLLRAKIVLHTTLFGFFGLTAILMIDYQFPTLLREIAPADESLLGPLIAAIGAGAVGVMLVINRFGRIRYGWGLGGGYILIGAGIALLGSLKAGAEEALLLALGGLIGIGNGLYMLTHNVVLQKETPPEMIGRVFGIQNMITGIVMFAAPLAGGVLVRMTGAGSAFVCLGLATALIGFGGLILQAKLWPEDRHGAARRAQQPDTAKQHT, from the coding sequence CATCGCAGCGCTTACGCTGGCCGCACTTGCGGTTCCGAATATAACATGGCTGCTGCCGGTGCTGACGCTGCGGACGGCGATGGGCGTGTTTCATACTCCGGCGCAGCAAGCTTTGACCCGCCGTACCGTCCGTGAATCGGAGCTGCTTCAGGCTTCCTCTTGGAACGGCCTGGTCAACCAAAGCTCGAAAATTGCCGGTCCATTGCTCGGTGCGGCAACGCTTGGGGCCATCTCTCCCGAGGCATGCATCATTCTGAATGCGGCCGCAAGGCTGTTGTCCTTCTTTCTGCTGCTGCCGCTGCGCACACTTGCAGAGCCGAAGGCCCCGGAGCAGCGGGGTCAAACGGACCGGACAAAATTTCTGGAGCAGTGGAAAGAAGGATGGATGTTCCTGCTGCGAGCCAAAATCGTGCTGCATACCACACTATTCGGATTTTTCGGATTAACGGCGATTCTTATGATCGATTATCAGTTTCCGACGCTGCTGAGGGAAATCGCGCCTGCCGACGAGTCGCTGCTCGGCCCGCTGATTGCGGCGATCGGGGCGGGAGCGGTCGGCGTAATGCTCGTGATAAACCGGTTCGGACGGATCCGCTACGGCTGGGGCCTCGGAGGCGGCTATATACTAATCGGCGCAGGCATCGCCCTGCTCGGCAGCCTGAAAGCGGGCGCCGAAGAAGCGCTGCTGCTGGCGCTTGGCGGATTGATCGGAATCGGCAACGGGCTGTATATGCTCACTCATAATGTCGTGCTGCAAAAAGAAACGCCTCCGGAAATGATCGGGCGCGTATTCGGCATCCAAAATATGATAACCGGCATTGTGATGTTCGCCGCTCCGCTTGCCGGCGGCGTGCTGGTCCGCATGACCGGAGCCGGGAGCGCCTTTGTTTGTCTCGGTCTGGCAACCGCTCTCATCGGTTTCGGCGGCTTGATACTGCAAGCCAAATTGTGGCCTGAAGACCGGCATGGGGCGGCGAGACGGGCGCAGCAGCCGGATACCGCCAAACAGCATACATAA
- a CDS encoding cytochrome ubiquinol oxidase subunit I has translation MDNVTLARSLFGSSMAFHIIFATLGVGLPLMIIAAEVLFHVKKDPDYAAMAKRWTRALAILLGVAIPSGTIVGVMLALLWPGFMEIVGQVISLPFQIEIWAFFLEALFMSIYVYAADRLTPWMRIVSVVFVSIGASASAVLITDAHAWMNTPRGFSIANGQVTDVDPWAAVWNPSFVTTSIHVVASAYMTGAFAVASVAAWKLLRKGRAEREYIYHRKGLFLALLIGGVMSLATAVNGHETAQMLHENEPEKLAAAEGLFQTQSHAPLAIGGFVDEEKQEVVGAIEIPWALSFLAGNRFDTVVRGLNDFPRENWPPLFVHTLFNLMVLIGTVLIVLSFGALLYRRLRKRDYPRWLLRVLTLTGPMSLIGIETGWIFSCSARQPWTIYHIQRTSEAATTAGNLGALFVLFIGLYTFLLFATSAVMLFYFKRHPVARELAGTKG, from the coding sequence ATGGATAATGTTACGCTGGCACGGTCGCTGTTCGGTTCGTCCATGGCGTTTCATATTATTTTTGCGACGCTCGGTGTCGGGCTTCCTCTGATGATCATTGCAGCCGAGGTGCTGTTTCACGTCAAAAAAGATCCGGATTACGCCGCGATGGCCAAACGCTGGACGCGCGCCTTGGCGATTCTGCTCGGGGTGGCCATTCCGTCGGGAACGATCGTCGGGGTCATGCTGGCGCTGTTGTGGCCGGGATTTATGGAAATTGTCGGGCAGGTCATATCGCTTCCGTTCCAGATTGAAATATGGGCGTTCTTTCTGGAGGCGCTGTTCATGTCCATCTACGTGTACGCCGCGGACCGGCTCACGCCGTGGATGCGGATCGTCAGCGTCGTGTTTGTTTCCATTGGCGCCAGCGCTTCCGCGGTGCTGATTACGGATGCCCATGCCTGGATGAACACGCCGCGCGGCTTTTCGATTGCAAACGGCCAGGTGACCGATGTTGATCCTTGGGCGGCCGTATGGAATCCGAGCTTCGTGACGACCTCGATCCATGTCGTGGCGTCAGCCTACATGACCGGAGCGTTCGCCGTCGCTTCCGTCGCCGCCTGGAAGCTGCTGCGCAAGGGCAGAGCGGAGCGCGAGTATATCTACCACCGAAAAGGACTGTTTCTTGCCCTTCTCATCGGCGGCGTCATGTCGCTGGCAACGGCGGTTAACGGTCACGAAACCGCGCAAATGCTGCACGAGAACGAGCCCGAGAAGCTTGCGGCGGCCGAAGGGCTGTTCCAGACCCAGTCGCACGCGCCGCTTGCAATCGGCGGTTTCGTGGACGAGGAGAAGCAGGAGGTGGTGGGCGCAATCGAAATTCCGTGGGCGCTGAGCTTTTTGGCGGGCAACCGGTTTGATACAGTCGTAAGGGGGCTGAACGATTTTCCGCGCGAGAATTGGCCGCCGCTGTTTGTCCATACGCTCTTTAATTTGATGGTGCTGATCGGCACGGTGCTGATTGTGCTCTCCTTCGGCGCCCTGCTGTACCGGAGGCTGCGCAAGAGGGATTATCCGCGCTGGCTGCTGCGGGTGCTGACGCTGACAGGCCCGATGTCGCTGATCGGGATCGAGACCGGCTGGATCTTCAGCTGCAGCGCGCGTCAGCCGTGGACGATTTATCATATTCAGCGCACATCCGAAGCGGCGACGACCGCCGGCAACCTCGGGGCGCTGTTTGTGCTGTTCATCGGCTTGTATACCTTTTTGCTGTTTGCGACGTCCGCTGTCATGTTGTTTTATTTCAAACGGCACCCCGTCGCCCGGGAGCTTGCGGGAACGAAGGGGTGA